Proteins encoded by one window of Mus musculus strain C57BL/6J chromosome 10, GRCm38.p6 C57BL/6J:
- the Heca gene encoding headcase protein homolog isoform X1, whose amino-acid sequence MRVRKCSPRPTAPRCLSFRGPHAERRGPGLRAPRRRSGAPCATPLICSFGRPVDLEKDDYQKVVCNNEHCPCSTWMHLQCFYEWESSILVQFNCIGRARSWNEKQCRQNMWTKKGYDLAFRFCSCRCGQGHLKKDTDWYQVKRMQDEKKKKSGSEKNTARPPGEAGEEAKKGRALNKPQKGLNHDLPRRHSMDRQNSQEKTVGSAAYGARSPCGSPGQSPPTGYSILSPAHFSGPRSSRYLGEFLKNAIHLEPHKKAVPGGHVFRNAHFDYSSAGLSVHRAGHFDTPVQFLRRLDLSELLTHIPRHKLNTFHVRMEDDAQVGQGEDLRKFILAALSASHRNVVNCALCHRALPVFEQFPLVDGTLFLSPSRHDEIEYDVPCHLQGRLMHLYAVCVDCLEGVHKIICIKCKSRWDGSWHQLGTMYTYDILAASPCCQARLNCKHCGKPVIDVRIGMQYFSEYSNVQQCPHCGNLDYHFVKPFSSFKVLEAY is encoded by the exons gaGCTCCTTGTGCCACGCCTCTGATCTGCAGCTTTGGGAGACCAGTGGACCTGGAGAAGGATGACTATCAGAAGGTGGTGTGCAACAATGAGCACTGTCCCTGCAGCACCTGGATGCATCTTCAGTGCTTCTACGAGTGGGAGAGCAGCATCTTGGTACAGTTCAACTGCATCGGCAGGGCCCGCAGCTGGAATGAGAAGCAGTGCCGCCAAAACATGTGGACCAAGAAGGGCTATGACCTGGCTTTCCGCTTCTGTTCCTGCCGCTGTGGGCAGGGCCACTTAAAAAAGGACACAGACTGGTACCAGGTAAAGCGAATGCaagatgaaaagaagaagaagtctgGGTCAGAGAAGAACACAGCAAGGCCTCcaggggaggctggggaggaggcAAAAAAAGGCAGGGCCCTGAACAAGCCCCAGAAGGGCCTGAACCATGACCTTCCTCGGCGGCACTCCATGGACAGGCAGAACTCCCAGGAAAAGACAGTCGGTTCTGCAGCCTATGGCGCCCGCTCCCCTTGTGGCTCCCCTGGCCAGTCCCCACCCACAGGCTACTCTATCCTCTCCCCAGCCCACTTTAGTGGTCCCCGATCCTCCAGATACCTTGGGGAATTCTTAAAGAATGCCATTCATCTTGAGCCTCACAAAAAGGCCGTGCCAGGAGGCCACGTGTTCAGAAATGCCCACTTTGATTACAGTTCGGCTGGTCTGTCTGTACACAGGGCAGGACACTTTGACACCCCTGTCCAGTTCCTGCGGCGGCTGGACCTCTCTGAACTTCTCACTCACATCCCCAGGCATAAGCTAAACACTTTCCATGTTCGGATGGAAGACGATGCCCAAGTAGGCCAAGGCGAAGATCTGCGGAAGTTCATTCTTGCAGCCCTCAGTGCCAGCCACAGAAACGTCGTAAACTGTGCTTTGTGCCACCGGGCGCTCCCCGTGTTTGAACAGTTCCCTCTGGTGGATGGAACTCTGTTCTTAAGCCCCTCAAGACACGATGAGATTGAATATGATGTTCCTTGTCACCTTCAAG GGAGACTCATGCAtctgtatgcagtgtgtgtggaCTGCCTGGAAGGGGTTCACAAGATTATCTGCATCAAATGCAAGTCACGATGGGACGGCAGCTGGCACCAGCTGGGCACCATGTATACCTACGACATCCTGGCTGCCTCTCCCTGCTGTCAG GCCCGTCTGAATTGCAAGCATTGTGGCAAGCCTGTGATCGACGTACGGATCGGGATGCAGTACTTCTCTGAGTACAGCAATGTCCAGCAGTGTCCACACTGTGGGAACCTGGACTACCATTTCGTGAAGCCATTCTCTTCCTTCAAAGTTCTCGAAGCTTATTGA